A region from the Benincasa hispida cultivar B227 chromosome 8, ASM972705v1, whole genome shotgun sequence genome encodes:
- the LOC120083420 gene encoding probable carboxylesterase 18 — protein sequence MADGDPPLQNLQKLPLKSRLLLRLRSVIVEKCCRPNMTVNRPLISLFEPKVSASSAAHDGVFTRDTVIDPSRNLWFRLFVPSPTSDDLPMPILIYFHGGGFVFFSSDFLPFDILCRQLARNLQAIVVSVNYRLSPEHRYPSQYEDEFDALKFIDELDSSAFPEKSDFGRCFISGDSAGGNIAHHVVVRSGDYDFKKVKIRGLIAIQPFFGGEERTESEIRFAKSPTLNLERADWYWKAFLPDGSNRKHPAAHVFGADGVNISAVKFPATLVIVGGCDQLQDWDRKYYEWLKNAGKEVELVEYPKAIHAFYTIPELPEASLLIKDVKNFIQKTVSNVNHQ from the coding sequence TCCTCCGCCTACGCTCCGTCATCGTTGAAAAATGTTGCCGCCCCAACATGACCGTCAATCGCCCTCTCATTTCTCTTTTCGAGCCCAAAGTCTCCGCTTCCTCTGCCGCTCACGACGGCGTCTTCACTCGCGACACCGTCATCGATCCCTCTCGTAACCTCTGGTTTCGCCTCTTCGTCCCTTCCCCCACTTCCGACGACCTCCCCATGCCCATCCTCATCTACTTTCACGGCGGCGGTttcgtcttcttctcttctgaTTTCCTTCCCTTCGATATTCTCTGTCGCCAACTCGCGCGTAACCTCCAAGCAATCGTTGTATCTGTCAATTACCGCCTCTCTCCCGAGCACCGCTATCCTTCTCAGTACGAGGACGAATTTGACGCtttgaagttcatcgacgaatTGGATTCAAGTGCTTTTCCGGAGAAATCTGATTTCGGCCGCTGTTTTATTTCTGGAGATAGCGCCGGCGGAAACATAGCGCACCACGTCGTAGTCAGATCTGGCGATTACGACTTCAAGAAGGTGAAGATCAGAGGCTTGATCGCGATTCAACCGTTCTTCGGTGGAGAGGAGCGGACCGAATCGGAGATCCGATTCGCAAAGTCGCCTACGTTGAATTTGGAGCGGGCTGATTGGTACTGGAAGGCGTTTTTGCCTGATGGATCGAACAGAAAACATCCGGCGGCGCACGTGTTTGGAGCGGACGGTGTAAACATTTCGGCCGTGAAGTTTCCGGCGACGCTTGTGATCGTAGGAGGATGTGATCAGTTGCAAGATTGGGATAGAAAATACTATGAGTGGCTGAAGAACGCCGGAAAAGAAGTGGAATTAGTCGAATATCCGAAGGCGATTCATGCATTTTACACCATTCCTGAACTGCCGGAAGCTTCGTTGCTGATTAAAGATGTTAAGAATTTCATTCAGAAAACAGTCAGCAACGTAAATCATCAAtga